A genomic stretch from Carassius auratus strain Wakin chromosome 35, ASM336829v1, whole genome shotgun sequence includes:
- the LOC113054052 gene encoding placenta-specific gene 8 protein-like, with amino-acid sequence MFQCTVEYPDSTEKDQIMEVTSQPAAFEPRDFHSGLMSCCDDMGVCCCGFFCLACLGCSIASDMNECCCCGLGMPIRSVYRTKYNIPGSMCNDWMVAYCCLGCAACQMKRDINIRKSNGTLKP; translated from the exons ATGTTTCAGTGCACAGTGGAATATCCTGACTCAACTGAGAAAGATCAG ATCATGGAGGTCACATCTCAACCTGCTGCGTTTGAACCCCGAGACTTTCACTCGGGCTTGATGAGCTGCTGTGACGACATGGGTGTAT GCTGTTGTGGCTTCTTCTGTCTCGCTTGTTTGGGCTGCTCCATTGCTAGTGACATGAATGAGTGCTGCTGCTGCGGTTTAGGCATGCCGATCCGAAGCGTTTACAGAACTAAATACAACATACCA GGATCTATGTGTAATGACTGGATGGTTGCATACTGCTGCTTGGGTTGTGCAGCCTGCCAGATGAAGAGAGACATCAACATAAGGAAGAGTAATGGGACACTGAAACCATGA